One part of the Nitrosopumilus sp. genome encodes these proteins:
- the hsp20 gene encoding archaeal heat shock protein Hsp20, with the protein MTMFFDSEFDRIFKRMSNSFFNIDDIFEEFKGNGSTTGPYCYGYTMTVGPDGKPVVKEYGNVKPGLLPTSDTREPVVDTIVDEKEKVVKLIAEMPGVEKTDVKVVVENKIVELSAEHDKKKYHVKVPVQQKIDENSAKASYKNGVLQIVFKLIEEEKPKGKTVEVE; encoded by the coding sequence ATGACAATGTTCTTTGATAGTGAATTTGATAGAATCTTCAAGAGAATGTCAAACTCTTTTTTTAACATAGATGACATTTTTGAGGAATTCAAGGGTAATGGTTCTACCACTGGTCCATATTGTTATGGATACACAATGACTGTTGGTCCAGATGGAAAACCTGTTGTAAAGGAATATGGAAATGTCAAACCAGGACTTCTTCCAACTTCTGATACACGAGAACCAGTAGTCGATACAATAGTCGATGAAAAAGAAAAAGTAGTAAAACTCATAGCTGAGATGCCAGGAGTTGAAAAAACTGATGTCAAAGTTGTTGTTGAAAACAAGATTGTAGAACTTTCTGCAGAACATGACAAAAAGAAATATCATGTTAAAGTTCCAGTACAACAAAAAATTGATGAAAACTCTGCAAAGGCTTCTTACAAAAACGGAGTTTTACAAATAGTCTTCAAGTTAATTGAAGAAGAAAAACCAAAAGGCAAAACGGTGGAGGTTGAATAA
- a CDS encoding ACT domain-containing protein yields the protein MSIPEIVREIITRNRSIYDCMKMDLINYTALAVKIQPEIEKILGNSVNLNTVVVAIKRYADSFESKDEVKDGSVLKNARLALTDGIMDIKFSVKESGEMDPMAILDKFSKITNNYEFFRLSDSFRFLTEDLEDIRQIFNNVPSREDMFSTGLAKIRISIPNAQNQSDVVSYVAEVLHTNGIELVNAFFSQDSIIVILNEKDASRAYDILHSDIMRA from the coding sequence ATGTCCATACCAGAGATTGTAAGGGAGATAATTACTAGAAATCGATCGATTTATGATTGTATGAAAATGGATCTGATAAACTACACAGCATTAGCAGTAAAGATTCAACCAGAGATTGAAAAAATACTAGGAAATTCTGTTAATCTCAATACTGTAGTAGTTGCAATAAAGCGATATGCAGATTCATTTGAGTCTAAAGATGAGGTAAAAGATGGATCAGTTTTGAAAAATGCTCGGTTGGCATTAACTGATGGAATTATGGATATCAAATTTTCAGTTAAGGAATCTGGTGAGATGGATCCTATGGCTATTTTGGATAAATTCTCCAAGATTACTAATAATTACGAATTTTTTAGGTTATCTGATTCTTTTAGATTTCTTACTGAAGACTTGGAGGATATCCGACAAATTTTCAATAATGTCCCAAGTAGGGAAGATATGTTCAGTACTGGGCTTGCAAAGATTAGAATTTCAATTCCTAATGCTCAAAATCAGTCAGATGTTGTCTCTTATGTTGCGGAGGTATTACATACAAATGGAATTGAGCTTGTAAATGCATTTTTTAGTCAAGATAGCATCATCGTTATTCTAAATGAAAAAGATGCTTCAAGGGCTTATGATATTTTACATTCGGATATAATGAGAGCCTAA
- a CDS encoding NAD(P)/FAD-dependent oxidoreductase: protein MARNKKKIVVLGGGFAGLECTIKLEKFFKNDLEIEIVLVSEDNFLLFTPMLPQVASGMIETRHIVMPIRTITKKAVFYEGRVKNIDPYGKIVNLWGSRDKRGISIHYDFLVVALGSETNFFGMSDLEKNAYQMKTLNDAVLVRNRIIDMLEQAENETNPILKKSFLTFVIVGGGFAGIETAGELMDFLLDVRKYYPNIKREDIRVIVLEALQNILPGFSESLAKFAQEKLSGRGIEIKLQTAVTSFNGDEVMIKRSDIDKDAIDDSMVSSIQSKTVIWTAGVTPVNTIKRSLFKTDKGKIIVDDNLEVVDFPGVFAIGDCALFLDPKTQRPFAPTAQIAEAQAKVAAKNLYSLIKNKEKTKFVYESKGQMAIIGKRTGIASFLGMNIHGIVAWLLWRNVYLSKIPTWDKRFRVFLDWTADVFFDRDISRLKFMRREPEKEYKVLDEVDDVW from the coding sequence ATGGCTAGAAATAAGAAAAAAATTGTTGTTTTAGGTGGAGGTTTTGCAGGTTTAGAATGTACTATAAAATTAGAGAAATTTTTTAAGAATGATTTAGAAATTGAGATTGTTTTAGTTAGTGAGGATAATTTCTTATTATTTACTCCAATGTTGCCACAGGTAGCATCTGGGATGATTGAAACTAGACATATTGTAATGCCAATTAGAACAATTACTAAAAAAGCGGTTTTTTATGAAGGCAGAGTCAAAAATATTGATCCGTATGGAAAGATTGTCAATTTATGGGGAAGTAGAGATAAAAGAGGAATTTCGATTCATTACGATTTTTTAGTTGTTGCATTAGGAAGTGAAACCAATTTTTTTGGAATGAGTGATCTTGAAAAGAATGCTTACCAGATGAAGACACTCAATGATGCAGTTCTTGTAAGAAATAGGATTATTGATATGTTAGAGCAGGCTGAAAATGAAACTAACCCAATTTTAAAGAAAAGTTTTCTAACATTTGTGATTGTAGGCGGAGGTTTTGCAGGAATAGAAACTGCAGGAGAATTGATGGATTTTCTTTTGGATGTGAGAAAATATTATCCAAATATCAAACGAGAGGATATTCGCGTAATTGTTTTAGAAGCACTGCAAAATATTTTACCTGGTTTCAGTGAAAGTCTTGCAAAGTTTGCCCAAGAAAAATTATCTGGGCGTGGAATCGAGATTAAGCTTCAAACAGCTGTTACGAGTTTTAATGGAGATGAAGTGATGATTAAGAGATCAGATATTGATAAAGATGCAATTGATGATTCAATGGTAAGTTCAATTCAATCAAAAACCGTAATTTGGACTGCCGGTGTTACTCCAGTTAATACAATCAAAAGATCACTATTCAAAACAGACAAGGGAAAAATTATCGTTGATGATAATTTAGAAGTGGTCGACTTTCCAGGGGTTTTTGCAATAGGTGATTGTGCATTATTTTTAGATCCTAAAACTCAAAGACCTTTTGCACCTACTGCTCAAATTGCAGAAGCTCAAGCAAAAGTTGCTGCAAAAAATCTTTATTCTTTGATTAAAAATAAAGAAAAAACGAAATTTGTTTATGAATCAAAAGGGCAGATGGCAATAATTGGGAAAAGAACAGGAATTGCCTCGTTTTTGGGAATGAATATTCACGGTATTGTTGCATGGCTTCTCTGGAGAAATGTTTACTTGTCAAAAATACCTACATGGGATAAGCGTTTCAGAGTATTTCTTGATTGGACAGCAGATGTTTTCTTTGATAGAGATATCTCCAGATTGAAATTCATGAGACGTGAGCCAGAAAAAGAATACAAGGTTTTGGATGAAGTAGATGATGTTTGGTAA
- a CDS encoding P-loop NTPase fold protein, which produces MMKLFLDVENTVFIAAVDFKRLQHAWYKKYGIDPNTQKEGRDYLEKIFQVRIAIPVPSQALIVDFTKTIVPNMPQILLHMMSRFGPTNPRGIKRMLNNVSYRSLLLSSKHSEISAILWTLLEEILSIDQAVHFHRIIKKNLNGLSFYTQVRGDSNTMYGELKRFSSKFSYQEPEATTLTEFVTLVDNLPGELKISLDSIETDFDILCSETNETMR; this is translated from the coding sequence ATGATGAAATTATTTCTTGATGTGGAAAATACTGTATTCATAGCAGCCGTTGATTTTAAGCGCCTTCAACATGCTTGGTACAAAAAATATGGAATAGATCCAAATACGCAAAAAGAAGGACGTGATTATCTTGAAAAAATATTCCAAGTTAGAATTGCCATTCCTGTTCCTTCCCAAGCTTTGATTGTGGATTTTACTAAAACAATAGTACCCAATATGCCCCAAATTCTTCTTCATATGATGTCTAGATTTGGACCAACAAATCCAAGAGGAATTAAAAGAATGCTAAATAATGTAAGTTATCGCTCTTTGTTATTATCAAGCAAACATTCTGAGATTTCAGCTATATTGTGGACATTATTAGAAGAAATACTTTCAATTGATCAAGCAGTTCATTTTCATCGTATTATAAAGAAAAATCTTAATGGACTTTCATTTTACACCCAAGTTAGAGGAGATTCTAATACAATGTATGGTGAATTGAAAAGATTTTCTTCAAAATTTAGTTATCAAGAGCCTGAAGCAACAACTCTTACCGAATTTGTGACTTTGGTAGATAATTTACCTGGAGAACTGAAAATTTCATTAGACAGTATAGAAACGGATTTTGATATCTTATGTTCTGAAACTAATGAAACTATGAGATGA
- a CDS encoding peptidylprolyl isomerase encodes MNKIFLTITLSLFLTSFGNPAFAQTVNLHDFTNPTVILETNLGKIAIGFFPADAPTHVENFIKLSLSGYYDGTLFHRIIPDFMIQGGDPNTIDGDPNTWGTGGPDERINAEFNTIKHNRGIVSMARSADPNSAGSQFFIVHKDSNFLDEQYTVFGRLVTAESFETLDKIAAVQTDANDRPVNPEDVRITKVTIVSESDIPNLLELSEPKRIQSVATPSTGNQKYESMEHEIAFSVPEGWLLQQPDKSQPNSPDVVAVGPKIGEINPVISLTVQLTNQRSLDDLISEKIETIRQAVESGNLNVISQEKITVHGNEAYAIDAEGNFSSDGQSYNVKFREIMVYGNEKFYTLSYSNGVNEFDSQLSRFEETIDSFEILSNPNQNNTSQSDENQEGGGCLIATATYGSELAPQVQQLRELRDNTILSTESGTAFMTSFNQFYYSFSPTIADFERENTVFKELVKFSITPMLTSLSILNYVDVNSEEDMLGYGIGIIVMNLGMYFLAPAIFVYSLKRKFL; translated from the coding sequence TTGAATAAAATATTTCTAACCATAACTTTATCTTTATTTTTAACAAGTTTTGGAAATCCAGCATTTGCCCAAACTGTAAACCTTCATGATTTTACCAATCCTACTGTCATTTTGGAAACAAATTTAGGAAAAATTGCAATTGGATTTTTTCCTGCTGACGCACCAACACATGTTGAAAATTTTATTAAATTATCTCTAAGTGGATATTATGATGGAACTCTCTTTCATAGGATAATTCCAGATTTTATGATTCAAGGTGGTGATCCAAATACAATAGATGGTGATCCAAACACTTGGGGAACAGGAGGACCTGATGAAAGAATCAACGCAGAATTTAATACAATAAAGCATAATCGTGGAATTGTTTCAATGGCAAGATCTGCTGATCCAAACAGTGCAGGTTCTCAATTTTTCATTGTCCATAAAGATTCTAACTTCCTTGATGAGCAATACACAGTATTTGGCAGATTGGTAACTGCAGAAAGTTTTGAAACACTTGATAAGATTGCAGCAGTTCAAACAGACGCCAATGACAGACCTGTAAATCCTGAAGATGTAAGAATCACTAAGGTTACAATTGTTAGCGAATCTGATATTCCAAATCTTCTTGAATTATCTGAGCCTAAACGTATACAGTCTGTTGCAACTCCCTCAACTGGTAACCAAAAATATGAAAGTATGGAACATGAAATTGCATTTAGCGTACCTGAAGGTTGGTTATTACAACAGCCTGACAAATCACAACCAAATTCTCCTGACGTAGTAGCTGTCGGACCAAAAATTGGAGAGATTAACCCAGTAATTTCTTTGACGGTACAGTTAACGAACCAAAGAAGTCTTGATGATCTCATCTCCGAAAAAATTGAAACTATAAGGCAAGCAGTTGAATCCGGAAATTTGAATGTAATTTCTCAAGAAAAGATTACCGTTCATGGAAATGAAGCATATGCAATTGATGCCGAAGGAAATTTTTCATCAGATGGACAATCATATAATGTAAAATTTAGAGAAATAATGGTTTATGGTAACGAAAAATTTTACACTCTTTCATACAGTAATGGCGTAAATGAATTTGATTCCCAACTTTCAAGATTTGAAGAAACAATTGACTCTTTTGAAATTTTATCTAATCCAAATCAAAATAATACATCACAATCAGATGAGAATCAAGAGGGTGGCGGATGCCTAATCGCTACTGCAACTTATGGTTCTGAACTTGCACCCCAAGTTCAACAATTAAGAGAACTCAGAGATAATACTATTTTATCAACTGAATCTGGTACTGCATTTATGACCAGTTTCAACCAATTCTATTATTCATTTTCACCAACTATCGCTGATTTTGAGAGGGAGAATACTGTTTTCAAGGAATTAGTAAAATTCTCCATTACTCCAATGTTGACTTCATTATCAATTCTGAATTATGTAGATGTTAATTCAGAAGAAGATATGTTGGGATATGGAATAGGAATAATTGTCATGAATTTAGGCATGTATTTCTTGGCACCCGCAATTTTTGTTTATAGTTTGAAAAGAAAGTTTCTATAA
- the cbiE gene encoding precorrin-6y C5,15-methyltransferase (decarboxylating) subunit CbiE, whose translation MGKIFAVGVGPGSPKYVTEIVKEIIENCDVIIGYKYTLKTIEYLTEGKEVYEITMNNQEESYQKILPELGDKTLVIPFTGDVNFSESEVVDRLIEIFGKVEIIPGISSIQVAASRAQVPLDKSKIITMHVTTPIDDKKLELQKALIDGFSVILVPRPWPKQPDKHFMPSEIAAYLRVNNFDTSKIKVHVYEAITTENETSFVGTVKDLEGKEFSDLSVMVFNQTSLDSYMNYKWQWKN comes from the coding sequence TTGGGAAAAATTTTTGCTGTTGGTGTTGGACCTGGCTCTCCAAAATATGTAACTGAGATAGTAAAGGAGATTATTGAGAATTGTGATGTTATAATTGGCTACAAATACACTCTGAAAACTATCGAGTACTTAACTGAAGGAAAAGAAGTTTATGAAATCACTATGAATAATCAAGAGGAATCTTATCAGAAAATTCTTCCAGAACTCGGTGATAAAACGCTAGTAATTCCATTTACAGGTGATGTGAATTTTTCAGAGTCAGAAGTGGTGGATAGGTTAATAGAAATTTTTGGAAAAGTGGAAATAATTCCGGGTATTAGTTCAATTCAGGTTGCTGCATCAAGGGCTCAAGTTCCTCTTGATAAATCAAAAATAATTACAATGCACGTAACAACTCCAATTGATGATAAAAAGTTAGAATTGCAAAAGGCACTGATTGATGGTTTTAGTGTAATTTTAGTTCCAAGACCATGGCCAAAACAACCTGACAAACATTTTATGCCATCAGAGATTGCAGCTTATCTTCGAGTAAATAATTTTGATACTAGTAAAATTAAGGTTCATGTTTATGAGGCAATAACAACTGAAAACGAGACAAGTTTTGTAGGAACTGTAAAAGATTTGGAGGGGAAAGAATTTTCAGATTTATCAGTAATGGTATTTAATCAAACGAGTTTGGACTCATACATGAATTACAAATGGCAGTGGAAAAATTAA
- a CDS encoding plastocyanin/azurin family copper-binding protein, translating into MKAAISLLVLLAVSSGYFINESYAEVSQNQPYLLEGSGFAVTEESIKISEIDLGLSSQKQSGSTINFVTEDGFITLDDEEFTISKLDGKFLREGQYIRINGNVESSRGLDTSISFFGRLVEESKDASVYGFTGRITTSDDSYKVLYTTKLSKLSKITPVSTELKSTDLTIRILKGSAGLKSTDDVIPGINPTDSSNISLRFFSHDRISVQPGTTITIVNDDVVSHSIQSGKENYGSRYDRYTADGRISTGEILPGKSVSITFNDAGFYRLYDPDYQWMGIVAYVFPSSDSLVLGQGKNSGN; encoded by the coding sequence ATGAAAGCAGCTATATCTCTACTAGTATTACTTGCTGTTTCATCAGGATATTTCATCAATGAGTCATATGCTGAGGTTTCTCAGAATCAACCATATCTTTTAGAAGGTTCTGGATTCGCTGTAACTGAAGAATCAATCAAAATATCAGAAATTGATCTAGGGTTATCTTCTCAAAAGCAAAGTGGAAGCACAATTAATTTTGTAACGGAAGATGGATTTATCACATTAGATGATGAAGAGTTTACAATTTCTAAATTAGATGGAAAATTCTTACGTGAAGGCCAATATATTAGAATTAATGGAAATGTAGAAAGTTCTAGGGGATTAGATACTTCGATAAGCTTCTTTGGAAGATTAGTTGAAGAAAGCAAGGATGCATCTGTTTATGGTTTTACTGGAAGAATTACGACCTCTGATGATAGTTACAAAGTACTTTATACAACAAAACTATCTAAACTATCTAAAATCACACCAGTTTCTACAGAGTTAAAATCAACTGATCTAACTATTCGTATTCTTAAAGGTTCAGCTGGACTAAAATCAACTGATGATGTTATTCCTGGAATTAATCCCACAGATAGTTCTAATATTAGTCTGAGGTTCTTTTCTCATGATAGAATTTCAGTACAACCAGGTACAACTATAACTATTGTAAATGATGATGTTGTATCGCATAGTATTCAAAGTGGAAAAGAAAATTATGGTTCTCGTTATGATAGATATACAGCAGATGGTAGAATATCCACAGGAGAAATTTTGCCTGGCAAATCAGTTTCTATTACATTTAATGATGCAGGATTCTATAGATTGTATGATCCTGATTATCAATGGATGGGAATTGTAGCATATGTTTTTCCAAGTTCTGATAGTTTAGTTTTAGGTCAAGGCAAAAACTCGGGAAATTAA
- a CDS encoding stage II sporulation protein M: MKKIRTVTFFIFLAIFASAYQLGSMTSVSDEDAKNFMLEFEELVLDIDAFGIFVHNTTIALPMFIPGFGVAWGIFSAWSTGFAFAAIVTTAPILADVPPLAILFLSPFGLMELTAYSIGISRSFILIKAITKKVNLTQFIKPTLFEVGIVIALLLAGGYLEFYMLELAQQEGFEMPGF; the protein is encoded by the coding sequence GTGAAAAAAATTCGAACGGTCACATTTTTCATATTTTTAGCAATTTTTGCTTCTGCATATCAATTAGGTTCTATGACATCTGTTAGTGATGAAGATGCTAAAAACTTCATGTTAGAATTTGAAGAACTTGTGTTGGATATTGATGCATTTGGAATCTTTGTGCATAACACTACTATTGCATTACCCATGTTTATTCCTGGATTTGGAGTGGCTTGGGGAATTTTCTCTGCTTGGTCTACAGGCTTTGCTTTTGCCGCTATTGTTACTACTGCCCCCATTCTAGCTGACGTTCCTCCACTTGCAATCTTGTTTTTATCTCCATTCGGATTGATGGAACTTACTGCATACTCTATAGGAATTTCCAGAAGTTTCATTTTGATTAAAGCAATTACTAAAAAAGTCAATCTGACTCAATTTATCAAACCAACACTTTTCGAAGTTGGAATTGTTATAGCTCTTCTTTTGGCAGGAGGCTATCTTGAATTTTACATGTTAGAATTAGCCCAACAAGAAGGTTTTGAGATGCCTGGCTTTTAA
- a CDS encoding DNA-directed DNA polymerase II small subunit: MKKELSFVLNYALNKGFQIHPDAFKILENLDVKKLEKIIKEIVREKTRQKLFQINQDDLETYLGIKEDLTLQSEVKILSEPTGKITSGEGVKGYNALFSSRFNKLKRIISDRPESKMLKSAASVKTAKSDDDIYVCGLVSTRNSERNITKLILEDPSGSFEGIIFDNELQKTANALLMDQFVMARINLGKNSGYIIKDLILPDIPDQAKNKSESEAYAVFLSDLHIGSKYFMEDEFSEFVSWLSSPDPVARKIRFVLIGGDVVDGVGIYPNQDKELVCQTIQEQLKKVEELIDKIPKNVKIIIMPGNHDPGRRALPQPAIPKKYNSGLWERENVVMVGNPAFVSLNGVKIMMFHGQSIDDIVKTTPGLSYDKPTNVMRHLLRARHLSPIYGSQTPIAPEMEDLLVIEDIPDIFHVGHVHRAELDMYKGILLVNSGSWQKQTPFQASVGMTPNPGIAIMVNLKTFQVFHENYSSNSDNVLQS, from the coding sequence ATGAAAAAGGAATTATCCTTTGTCTTAAACTATGCATTAAACAAAGGATTTCAGATTCATCCGGATGCTTTTAAAATATTAGAAAATTTGGATGTAAAAAAATTAGAGAAAATAATTAAAGAAATTGTAAGAGAGAAAACTAGACAAAAATTATTCCAAATCAATCAAGATGATTTAGAGACATATTTAGGAATAAAAGAGGATTTAACCTTGCAAAGTGAAGTTAAGATATTATCCGAGCCTACTGGTAAGATAACATCTGGTGAGGGAGTTAAAGGATACAATGCGTTATTTTCTAGCCGTTTTAACAAATTAAAGCGAATTATTTCTGATAGACCAGAATCAAAAATGTTAAAATCCGCAGCTTCTGTGAAAACTGCAAAATCGGATGATGATATATACGTGTGCGGTCTTGTTTCAACACGAAATTCTGAAAGAAACATCACCAAACTGATCTTGGAGGATCCTTCAGGTTCTTTTGAAGGGATTATTTTCGATAATGAACTACAAAAAACAGCAAATGCTCTTTTGATGGATCAGTTTGTCATGGCCAGAATCAATTTGGGAAAGAATTCAGGCTATATTATCAAAGATTTGATTCTTCCAGATATTCCTGATCAGGCTAAAAATAAATCAGAATCTGAAGCATATGCTGTATTTCTTTCAGACCTGCATATTGGAAGTAAGTACTTTATGGAAGATGAGTTTTCTGAATTTGTTTCTTGGTTATCAAGTCCTGATCCAGTTGCAAGAAAAATTCGTTTTGTCCTAATAGGTGGAGATGTTGTAGATGGTGTTGGAATCTATCCTAATCAAGACAAAGAGTTAGTTTGTCAAACTATTCAAGAGCAGTTAAAAAAGGTAGAGGAGTTAATTGATAAAATTCCAAAAAATGTCAAAATTATCATTATGCCGGGAAATCATGATCCTGGAAGAAGGGCTTTGCCTCAGCCAGCAATCCCAAAAAAATACAATTCTGGCTTATGGGAAAGGGAAAATGTGGTAATGGTTGGAAATCCAGCCTTTGTATCATTAAACGGTGTTAAAATCATGATGTTTCATGGTCAAAGTATTGATGATATTGTTAAGACTACACCTGGTCTAAGTTATGACAAACCGACTAATGTAATGCGACATCTTCTAAGAGCAAGACACCTTAGTCCAATTTATGGAAGTCAGACGCCAATAGCACCAGAGATGGAGGATCTTTTAGTAATTGAAGATATTCCAGATATTTTTCATGTAGGCCATGTTCATAGAGCTGAATTAGATATGTACAAGGGAATTTTATTAGTTAATTCCGGTTCTTGGCAGAAACAGACACCCTTTCAGGCCAGTGTTGGAATGACTCCAAATCCAGGAATAGCTATTATGGTAAATCTAAAAACTTTTCAGGTTTTCCATGAAAATTATAGTTCAAATTCAGACAATGTCTTGCAAAGTTAA